One part of the Solanum dulcamara chromosome 8, daSolDulc1.2, whole genome shotgun sequence genome encodes these proteins:
- the LOC129900952 gene encoding protein NUCLEAR FUSION DEFECTIVE 4-like: protein MVEAQAGGGGLQFVLHVVRGRWFSLFASFLIMSGAGATYLFGTYSQEIKLSLGYDQTTLVLLGFFKDLGANVGVLSGLIAEVSPTWFVLLVGAAMNFTGYFMIWFSVIGKISKPKVWQMCIYICLGANSQNFANTGALVTSVRNFPESRGNMIGLLKGFTGLSGAIMTQLYLAVYGNDAQSLILLIAWLPAALSLVFVYTIREMKVVRQPNQQTVFFHCLLISIVLALFLMVMTLLEKAVSFSHAAYVVAAAVSCALLFSPLLVFIREELAIWRQMKQMPVDNGGAANTNAENPPVTVEDNELNQIPEPQKEINSKTSTSSSCFSKIFFEKPARGEDYTILQALLSTDMLILFLATFCGLGSSLTAVDNMGQIGGSLGYPKTTVKSFLSLLSIWNFFGRIFSGFVSESLLVRYKFPRTLMMTLVLLLSCIGLLLIAFPFPRSLYVASIIIGFSFGAQLPLLFTIISELFGLKYYSTLFNCGQLASPLGSYILNVKVTGPLYDREALKDLGIKGLTRASVKELTCMGSQCYRLAFIILASVTFFGAMASLILVARTRQFYKGDIYKKFKEQADAPDTEMASSNSNNKTS from the coding sequence ATGGTTGAGGCACAAGCGGGTGGTGGAGGCCTCCAATTTGTGTTACATGTGGTTCGAGGACGATGGTTCTCACTTTTTGCCTCTTTCCTCATTATGTCTGGAGCAGGGGCTACTTACCTTTTCGGGACATACTCCCAGGAAATAAAACTCTCTCTTGGATATGATCAGACCACACTTGTTCTCTTGGGTTTCTTCAAGGATTTGGGAGCTAACGTTGGAGTTCTCTCTGGTCTAATAGCCGAGGTAAGTCCAACATGGTTCGTGCTGCTAGTTGGTGCGGCCATGAACTTTACAGGATACTTTATGATATGGTTTTCTGTTATTGGCAAGATTTCCAAGCCAAAAGTTTGGCAAATGTGCATATACATATGCCTTGGAGCAAATTCTCAGAATTTTGCAAATACAGGAGCTCTTGTAACCTCTGTTAGGAACTTCCCGGAGAGTAGAGGTAACATGATAGGTCTTTTAAAAGGATTTACAGGGCTAAGTGGAGCTATAATGACACAACTATATTTGGCTGTCTATGGAAATGATGCTCAATCACTTATCCTCCTTATTGCCTGGCTGCCAGCTGCATTATCACTCGTTTTTGTCTATACCATTCGAGAAATGAAAGTCGTTAGGCAACCAAATCAGCAAACTGTTTTTTTCCACTGCTTGTTAATATCAATTGTCCTGGCATTGTTTCTTATGGTCATGACACTGCTAGAGAAAGCAGTATCGTTTTCTCATGCTGCCTATGTTGTAGCTGCCGCTGTCTCCTGTGCTTTACTTTTCTCCCCTCTTTTAGTTTTCATTAGAGAGGAGTTGGCTATCTGGCGTCAAATGAAACAGATGCCAGTTGATAATGGAGGAGCTGCAAACACAAACGCGGAAAATCCACCAGTAACGGTGGAGGATAATGAGTTGAACCAAATCCCAGAGCCacaaaaagaaatcaactctaAGACGTCGACCTCTTCATCatgtttttcaaaaatctttttcgAAAAACCAGCAAGAGGAGAAGATTATACCATCTTACAGGCACTTCTAAGTACTGATATGTTGATTCTGTTCCTGGCTACATTTTGTGGACTTGGATCAAGCCTAACTGCAGTTGATAACATGGGTCAGATAGGTGGATCTTTAGGATATCCAAAAACTACCGTTAAATCCTTCTTGTCACTTCTCAGCATATGGAATTTTTTCGGGAGAATTTTCTCAGGATTTGTCTCTGAAAGCCTGCTAGTCAGGTACAAATTTCCTAGGACCCTTATGATGACATTAGTCCTTCTCCTCTCGTGCATCGGCCTCCTTCTCATCGCCTTCCCATTCCCCAGATCACTATACGTGGCATCTATAATTATCGGCTTCTCATTTGGTGCTCAATTGCCATTACTTTTCACAATCATTTCTGAGCTCTTTGGATTGAAATACTATTCAACATTGTTCAATTGTGGGCAATTGGCTAGCCCTCTTGGCTCATACATTCTGAATGTAAAAGTTACTGGACCACTTTATGATAGAGAGGCACTGAAGGATCTTGGGATAAAAGGTTTGACTAGAGCATCTGTCAAGGAACTGACTTGTATGGGTAGCCAATGTTATCGGCTGGCTTTCATTATTCTGGCTAGTGTCACATTCTTTGGAGCTATGGCCTCACTGATTTTGGTCGCAAGAACTAGACAGTTTTACAAAGGAGATATATACAAGAAGTTTAAGGAGCAAGCAGATGCACCTGATACAGAAATGGCTTCTTCAAACAGTAATAACAAGACAAGTTGA